The region AGACTGGTTCTGGCTCGCTGAGTGGAGTGCGATCTCCACCGCCGGCTCCTCGTTGACTTGCCTTGAGTGTCTTCCAAGTCTCTGTCCAAGGTGCTTGGCAGCCTTCAGGACATGTCCTCTGAAGGAAGACCCGATGAAGGCATAGAGGACGGGGTTGATGCAGGCGTGGGTGAGCGCCAGGCTCTCTGTCACCTGCCGAGCGTGGTCCAAGCGCTTGCTCACTTCGCAGTCCGTGACGAGGTGGTAGATGATGTCCATCGCTCGACATAGCTTGACCACGTTGTAGGGCAGCTGGGTGAGCAGGAACACGGCCACGACGACGAGGAGGACCCGAAGCGCTCGCCATTTCCGTTCTCTGCGCACCCCAGGAGCCTTAGTTAGCGCCCGGCCTATGCATGAGTAGCAGACCACCATGACCAGGAAGGGAACAAGGAAGCGGAGGATGACTTCCAGCAACTCCAGGGCAGCTTTTGCAGGTCGGGCCATATTGGTTGGGTAGATGGCTGTGCAGCTGGTCCTGTGATGGGAAGTCTTTACCGTGGAGAAGATGAGTTCAGGAAGGCCAAAAAAGCTGGCTAAAGCCCACAGTGTCACACACACCAAAATCCACTGCCTTCTGACTCGGGTATCCGTCCCAGTTCTGCCTGCTGAGTTTTGGGCCACCGCCCGATAGCGATCCACACTGATGCATGCCAGCAGTAGCATGCCACAACTGAAGTTGGTGCTATAGAGGAAGGAGTTGAGTTTGCAGGCAGCCACGCCCAGCTTCCAGCCATGGATGGCGTCGGCGGCCCAGAACGGCAGGgtgaagagcagcagcaggtctgagaTAGCCAAGTTGAGGATGCACATGTCAGTCAGGGTCCGGAGTCTCAACTTGGATGTGTAGACCGCCACCACCAAGGCATTCCCAGCCAGGCCCACCACCAGAGCCAGGGTGTAGATGATTGGGAGGAAGACGCTGCCAAAAGAACGCACCGATTCTTTCTCACAGACACTGTGTTCATAGTCGTATTCATAAGTATCGTTGAAACTGATGTCCGCATCATCACTGGTGTAGAAGTCTTCCATGTTTCCTGCACTTGAAAAGAGCATAATATAAAGATGTGCTTAGTGAAATAGGAGAACATTTCACTGGCAGAAATATTCACAATCCTTAAACTTTCTCTCATTTTGTCAGAGTCGATGGAAAAGCCTATAGACTTGTATACATGCCAATggtagagaaaacaaaatgtaggaCAATAACTAAGCacacaaccagagctacaatagaatggtttagattaaagcatATTAATCTGCGAAAGGCTGtcaattttttatattattaattaGGCTGctgtactggattttatttacaagtatCAGGGGGGaaataaatgcacaccacacttctCAGAAATCTAATTATCAAAAAGGGAATTGACAAAACCTTGCatcattttcattccacttcaaAATTAGGCGGTATTTAGTGTTGGTGTGTTACATAAaagtctcaataaaatacaaggAAGTTGAATACGTTACAGGgagatgaatactttttcaaggcactcTAAGTGGTGAAACAGGAAATGGGAATTCTGTTTGGGTTCAAAGGAATCTTCCCTGCCTTTCCCTAAAGTCTAGcctttgtgcatgtgtgtgggctTCAAGAACAACAGTAAACGGATCTCTGCAGAGGgtgatgaaagaaaacaaccaaactggCCCGAAGAGCTTCTAATTACCTTTTGAGTTTGCTTAGTTTGCATGCAGCGAGCGATGCCAAGTGATCCGCAAACTTCAGGAAACGGCGGcttctgatttattgaataaaGTATAATCTGTCTATAGACATTTACTTGTGCAACCTGTTGTGCAAGCTGATAACATCTATTGTAGGGTATTTAAGATGGCATGTTTACATCAGTTAACagtgcagtttgtttttcccaCCTCAGTGTGATAATAGCTGCAGGGGCAATCCAAAACTGACAGGAAATGAGTGCAGCAAGGGATGAAGGTGACATGCAAACTTTTTTCAAACCCAGGATCCTGGCTCGGTTGCACGGCTTCAACAGGACATCCCATTATGTGAGACTTTTCACACATATTGGTTATGATGTCAATGCTCATTTCCTGACACTTCACTGCACATGTAGAGGACAATGTGTCCGGACAGTCTTACTGCCTCATACAGTAAAGTCTTTGTTAACCTTATAAGGCTGTCATCATTTTTAATAAGCTGAGTTCTGAGATCATCTTTAAATAAGCTGTTGGCTTCCAAAAAACCCCActcatttaaatcttttctactttttctacTTGCTGACAAAAGATCTAAATCAAAGATGGCTATATGAAATTTTCATGGAGTACAAAGTCTTTCTTTTAAAACGTTGActgcatttaattaattaatcaattttagAACAGTGTCCTGCAGCCACAAATGACTGatgctaaatttatttttaatttaaaaataaactgagacAAATATGTATCAGTTATGATGTCTAATAAATAAGTTGTTTTAAGtgtatttctgcttgttttgaaGCCGTCATTCAATCCACATCCTTTTGGTTGGAAAATATGAACTATAAAGTTCATATTTTCATATCATAATTGATACCTTATGTATCAATTatgatacaaaaataatttgagaaatCCATGATATTCATgaacaacatgtttttattactgaCAGTCATTTCTTGAATCAGGATTTTGGTGTTCAAGAGAATCATTTATGGGGCGGATTGTGTTTCATCTAATTTGATTCAGTCAAAGCGGAGTTTAATAACCTGTCCACCCCAAAGGCAAAGCCTGTTATGAGACTGATGACATAATTCCTGAGGGGGTATGGGTAACCTCGATCTTCTTTTTGTCTTGAGTGGACTTCTCGCTGAGACAACGGGagtcttgtttttttcatgcaaaGTGTCCAGTTCTGTTACATAATGAAGTACGATGTTCCGAATGGGAGGAGTGACAGTGAATGTAGCAGATGTTCTTGGAATAACAGGAAAAATGCCAAGCATTTGCCACTGTCAACAGCTGCGTGTCACTTATAACAGGTTCAAACTTGCTGCCATTCTTTCAAAGTGCTTGTTTTAGATCTTACAAGCCAATTACAGAAcaattgtgaaatgttttaaaggtgTTTAAAAAGGAGTTGTCAGAAAGgtttacacttttaattttgcattaaatttatgttttgctttacCTATGATACATAGATACTCCTGGTATATTTTGGTTAGTTTATTAAgtaatgcaaatatcttttttttgccttttttaaacctttttcttactttattctAGCTGTCTTAATTAAATCtactttatataaaatgttctattgCTGATGCTTTGGTGTGAAGTTGTAGCATCAACATTCTGATTTGATTttgctctgaaaatgttttttgcaaatGCAAAAACACTGGGACTTCTCACCATGGCTGCATTTGTGAGGTAATGATACCAAAGCAAACATTATGACTTCACTCTAAGTTTAACAACGTCATAAAATCTTCGAAGCAGGACTTTGACTTTAAGCCCAATTGTAAATCAATCTCTTTCCTATTTGAATAAACACAAGATTAATTTCTGTGCTAAACAGTGTCCCAGGAACATAAAAGGGATTTTGAATTGAGAATTAACAGAATAAACTAGCATAACCAAGCTTTTATACTATTACTCTGCCAGCTTAGTGTTAAATGGGTCGAATCAAAAAATGTCTTACCTGTtgtcagcagttttttttttcttagagcGGTAAGGATTAGAAAAACCTCTGCGAGCCGCATACAAACTGTAGCCGAGTCCAGAGGAGGTGTGTTAGTGTTTTCACCAGGACTGAAGTGACTAATTTCTGCTGCTCAGCCTGCTCTCCTCCCTGCCCTGACGGCACGAGGAGCGTGTCCCTTCTCCACGTAGCCCTgaatacatgtgtgtgtgtgcatgtgtgtgtgtgtgctcgaGTGTCTGAGTTTGGGTCATTTCCTGAATGCATAGTTTGGATGACTCAGAATCCCATAGTTTGTTGGTCCATGCAAAGCGTTATGCAAGGATATAGATAGAGTTTATCTAAAAAGAATGAATAACTCAAGTCTTTCATTCTTTTTAGATaaactctattttttttctttgtcattgaGAGCAGGGAGTGCCAGTAGGAGCTTTGCTGCGTTTGTGAAGGTTTGAAGTAATGTGTGATAAATCCTTTCCTATTCTAATCCTATCCTATTTATATTAGGTAAATAatcttttgtattatttattatcatttgttttgtgtgttatGTATTAGCAGTTGACAGTAGGGTGGGTGTGGTTGCTATGCAGTGTCACTGGCAGATTTGCTCTATATAGGAGGGTTAAATTACTTCTGTTGCATAGTTTTCTTTATTGATTTAAGGCATGATGGATCATATCTGGTTCGGGCAGACAACACACAATGAACAATTCCTAGTTAGGAATTTTTATGACTTGGGATGAATGTATtattaaatgtgaataaaacatattttagagaGTTGTTGATTTGTCAGGAGTCTATGGAGATTTTTGttgaaagtttcagaaaaatgGAGAGGCATGCAAGACAGGAAGAATTGTCAGGATAGAATAATTTCAACGTAGTATACATCATTGCAATGTCAATAActgttttgcaaacaaaaagaactgCTTGGATGCAGTATTTCATTGAATGTCAGTTTTCTTGTATTCACAgtctttttgtcaaaatatatttagcGAGTTGGAGAGACTCAATATaccacatactgtatatctgtTTTTCTAAAACTCCAAGAAAATGGTGGGATGAATGTAGGAAAATGTTGGTTTGTCATAGCTGATATTGCCATCAACATGTTCTGCAATATTACCACAAATATTTGCTTTCCTGATATTGTCCAGCCTTGATTTGATTCATTGTCAAGATcataaaaactgatattttttggCTTCAAGTGGAGGTCTCGTCTTTGTGGGTTTAAGGGTTGTTACAGTCCAGCAATGAAGTTATGAATGACCAGGATGTAAGCAGTTGCATATGTGGAAGATCGGATCTTATGTATTTGTATGCATTACACTATTACTAGCAGATCTGTTTCAGAAGCTGTTAACCCAACACTgtgccaatgttttttttcgttttttttccccatctgcTTCCTCAGAAATTCcagattgttttttaatatcCTTCAGTGCCACATTCCTTGTCTTTCCCTTGCTTCATGTTTGTACACTTATACACAGTGCAAACAAACCCAACTTGTTTGGgatcagaaattaaataaatagctaaatatgagaaaaaaaaaggtttatctGACAActaaaaaatttcattttgaaggATGATTTAgtgacttaaataaaaaaagaataaaatgacatgtttgGGTGTCAATGCTGGAGTCTGGAATGTCTGTTTTCATTCCGGTGTGGATGGGACTTGTTTGGGCATGATCACCTCAGATCGTGGTCCATGTGACTTATGTAAGGGTTCAATGAGAAAGTTGAACCTGTCCTCGGGCCAAACAGGCTTTCCtagatgtgttttttattttttatttttttttactgggtGGAgctgtttgtatattttgtgtttgtggttaCAAGGCTGGTATGATCggttatttttgcagtttgtttagTAACTAACTACACATCTGTCACACCGAATTGGTTGAAAGAGTTTGCATGCAGTCGTGCTGAGATTACCATGCTGTGATTTCCATAAAACACTCACGTCTTCTCGTCTGTTCCAGTCTGGTGACCATATGTCTTGTCCTTAGGGGACAGTTTTTCCAGCTGGGCAACGATCTTTAAAGAGGAAGTCAGGCCATCAGTCCTCGCCATGTACATTGGGCCTCATGGGCGTGACCTGAAATGGACCTCTAACCAAGGAAATTCCAAagtaatctgtattttttacCAATCAGCAGTTTGGAGTCACGCCTCTCAGGCTGTAAAACGCTACAAAaggcaaaatgtttttggtaaaCATGGCAACGagacagaaaaaccaaaaggaGGGCACTTTTTCAAAGCTTTCAGTGAACAAAGTAAAGAAATCCTTCAACATTTTGGAGACAGTAACAATAACAGCGCTGGGATCAAGCATCTAAACAGGAAATGCctaaaaatcaaaagaaaagtgCTTCATATAAAATACTGtctttttagttttgaaatataaatttctCACCCTTTCTGGAATACTGCATTTTTTGATCATATcactttttgtaaaattacaactCCAAACTTTAATGTACTTTATGATATGATTGCCTGTTCATAAAGTgcaagaatctgaaaagtgtagtGCACTTCTGTATTCAGTCCCCATGGATCAATGAATTGGTGAACTTTTCGCTACAATTGCAGCGAAGGTTTTTTTTGTAGCGCATTTACAGgttgatatttttacttttgagaaTGAATTCTGCAGATATGGgtattattttctaattaggAGATGTCTAAAGGCAATTGTTTGGggtgggttttattttaggGGTATCAGACTGAAGGGGTCTGAGTACacatgcatgccacacttttcatattAAGAAATCTTTCAAATGTCCACTGAGGTCATTCATATCTCTATGCTCACTGTTTTCGGTTTGTGACATGCTGAAGATTCCTATAGAATCTTAAAATTCAGCATGGAATAGTGCCCTCTAGTGGTAGTATTGAAATGCAATGTTGGGGGGGATTTTTGTGTCAAGAAAAGAaccaatttttgtttaatttcaaacaAACGTGGTCTGTTCCCAATAACAAGCTAAAACCCCAAAAGAATCCAACTGCGGAAATGTAAATCAACCTGTGGCTTTTCCCCGCTGTCGGGCCGTTAATCTCTCTCAAGGCTCCATCCAAGCTCAGCACTTCCCAGGGAACAACAGGGACTGTTTTCCAATCATATTCAGGTCATACAGTGGTTAAGGTCATGGAGCATGGAAGGTTCAGctcgtctttttttttgtttttttttatggtcCACCGCGATGACGCAACTAGACATGCATCCAAATCTAAATCAGAGTTTCTGTGCTCTGTGTTTTCAGGTGCGGGCAATGCCAGATGTAAAGTGGCCATCGTTATGTGCAGGAGCAGCTCTGAGCATGGCCACAGCAGGTCAGCTgggttttcagatgttttttgtgatttgtttgcTTATGCtacacattttatacatttttctaattttgcataaatgatcagattttatttaattcatattttccaGTTTGTTAAATAGTTTTAGCTCGTTGTGTGTATTTTTTCGCGATGGAGCCCAAAAATCTCATGTTTTCAGCCCACAATGTGAGGTTTTAGGTTGCAACTAAAATTTGCTGTTCCTGATTGAAGTTTACTTACTTACGTGCATTTACTTTTAAACACTAATCGTCAGTGTTTATTCGCATATTTACATTGCATAAAGTcatgatctaaaaaaaaaacaaccctcgTAGATCTGCATCTCTCTTGTCTCTACAAGtattaatggaaacaaaatctATTAACAGTCACACCCTCGATATAAAACACGTTGTCCTTGTTTCCAACTCCAAGTTTTAAGTTCCAACACACccataattttttttggcagaGAATTGATGACGCATTACCACCAGCGGTAACAGCTGTAAAATTGATTTAACGttagtaaaaatctaaaaattgatTAGCTTTGGATACGTTTCATTATTTAAGGGCGTTGTTTGAACTTCTTTCTCAGGCACGGCCAGCACAGCATGATTCTCGTACCTATGAACACGCCGGGCGTAAAGCTCATCCGACCACTCACCGTGTTCGGACATGATGGTTGGATTGTCTCTCAGTATCCCCTATTTGAAAGTTGAACCGATGTGATGTGGTTTACAGATTCTCCTTGTTTCTTTTCAGATGCCATCCATGGTGGCCACTTTGAGGTCCACTTTGAAAACGTGCAAGTCCCAGTTTCCAACATGATCCTGGGTAAAAAGCTCTCCCGTCTTAAATAGGAGCGGCACCTTTTGAAGTCTTGagaaattgatttgttttatggAAGAGAGGAAGTAGCCTAATAACCTTCCCCCACTCATATATTTTCCTCCAGGCGAGGACCGAGGGTTTGAGATCGCTCAGAGGCGTTTGGGTCCAGGCAGGCTGCACCACTGCATGAGAGCTGTTGGCTGCGCCGAGCAGGCGCTGGAGCTGCTGTGTCAGCGGGCCGCTTCCAGGCGAACGTTTGGGAAAAACCTTTACCAGCATGTGAGCGAGTCACACAGGCATTTCCTTCTGCTGTCAGATGGACAGGTTAAATAAtcttgtgtttctgtgatgtTTGAAGGAAGTTGTCGCTCACTGGATTGCAGAGTGCCGCCTGATGATTGAGCAGACCCGCCTACTGACTCTCTCCGCTGCTCATGCCTTGGATACTCTGGGCAGCAGGGCCGCTCGCAAACAGGTAACACTGTTGGTAGTTTGTGGTTCTGGTTTACACATGAGCAGAAATATTGAATCCCAGTCTCAAATCCACCTGTATACACAAACATTAAGCATGTTTTCCTTTACTGTAACTAGAAGGGATTCAGACTGACAGCTGTTCAGAATGCTCATTACCTAATTTGCAAAACTAAGCATTTAAATTATGATTAGTAGCATAGCATGCTAATGTCACAATCTGTCCTTTAGATTGCCATGATCAAGGTGGCAGCAGCCAGGATGGTGTGTAAGGTGGTGGACTGTGCCATCCAGGTTCATGGAGGCGCTGGAGTGTCAGGGGACTTCCCTCTGGCACAGATGTAAGTTTTTCTTTACTTGCATAGAAGTGCATGTGAATAAATCATCATGCAGTGTGTTGTACTTTAAGTGGTGATCTGGATGATTATGGCTTCCAGCAAATGAGaacccaaaatgtttttgtttttttttattatgtaatgaGTTTCATTACATACAAATTCATTAGAAGATGCACTTTTTTAATTCTGATTCACCCTTCTGATTGTACTGTTCCTCTCGTTTCCCAGGTACTCGTATGCACGAACTCTGCGAATCGCTGACGGACCTGATGAGGTTCACCTTTCTTCCATTGCAATACTGGAACTAAAGGATCAGCTAAAGCAGGCGCGGGCCAGGCTGTAAAATTGATTCAATAACGCTTCAAACTAAAAATTCTAAACAGTCCATTAactctattttaatatttctaaaaatgcaggaaaaaaaatgatgctCTGCACACCTGCATGCAGGTTTAGCAGTTTGTTGGGGATAAATGAATACTTACTTGTGGTGTTTGAATGATTAAAGTAGTAAATTGCAGAACTGTGAGACAGTTTTTAGGTGGCTGGGTAAGAAAGTAGATGCAGTATTTTTGTGATCAGATCTTTCATGTGggtgaaaatgaaataaattgcaACTAAATTAGCACTGCTTTTATCAGTCATTGCTCCAGACATCTTAAAAATGACACTTGTTTATtaggaattatttttaatgtgaacTACAAAAACAGAAGTCGACAGCATGAATGTAAGACTTTTCCTCTCACACTACATGGGTGTGGTCTACCACATGGATGATTTCCATTGTAAGGTGGAGAAATTaggacacacaaacatttttttttaaatctttacaaTATAAAACAGCAGTGGCCCCATCTACCGGTTACACCAGATGGCAACCCATGCAGCACCCTCCACTCACTGTTGTTCATTCGTTAACCTACAGCCATCGCAGATCTGTAGCTGCCAATCAGTCCACCTTTAAATCAAACGCGGCGCAgagatggggggggggaatgaGAGGGGCTGGTTTACGAGCGAGAAACAAAAGATGTCAGTGTTTGCTCTTCTTAGATTTCTTGTGAGATCGGTGGGGGGATCTAGATCTGGAGCGGGACTTCTTGGTTGATTTCTTGGGTGTCCTGGAGCGCGACCGCCTCGATCGCTTCGGTGTGCGAGGTAAAGATGGAGATCTAGCGGGATTAAAGGGACATTGCACATTTAGAGTTCCTAAAAACAGCTcacgttttaaaaaatctcccTTACCAATACGATTTAAACTAGGTGTTTacatgcactttaaaaaaaaaaaaaagctttatttattccCAAGCTCTATCTTCCT is a window of Xiphophorus maculatus strain JP 163 A chromosome 21, X_maculatus-5.0-male, whole genome shotgun sequence DNA encoding:
- the ackr4 gene encoding atypical chemokine receptor 4 isoform X1, whose translation is MRLAEVFLILTALRKKKLLTTGNMEDFYTSDDADISFNDTYEYDYEHSVCEKESVRSFGSVFLPIIYTLALVVGLAGNALVVAVYTSKLRLRTLTDMCILNLAISDLLLLFTLPFWAADAIHGWKLGVAACKLNSFLYSTNFSCGMLLLACISVDRYRAVAQNSAGRTGTDTRVRRQWILVCVTLWALASFFGLPELIFSTVKTSHHRTSCTAIYPTNMARPAKAALELLEVILRFLVPFLVMVVCYSCIGRALTKAPGVRRERKWRALRVLLVVVAVFLLTQLPYNVVKLCRAMDIIYHLVTDCEVSKRLDHARQVTESLALTHACINPVLYAFIGSSFRGHVLKAAKHLGQRLGRHSRQVNEEPAVEIALHSASQNQSQSGSEDQDTSTFTI
- the ackr4 gene encoding atypical chemokine receptor 4 isoform X2, whose product is MEDFYTSDDADISFNDTYEYDYEHSVCEKESVRSFGSVFLPIIYTLALVVGLAGNALVVAVYTSKLRLRTLTDMCILNLAISDLLLLFTLPFWAADAIHGWKLGVAACKLNSFLYSTNFSCGMLLLACISVDRYRAVAQNSAGRTGTDTRVRRQWILVCVTLWALASFFGLPELIFSTVKTSHHRTSCTAIYPTNMARPAKAALELLEVILRFLVPFLVMVVCYSCIGRALTKAPGVRRERKWRALRVLLVVVAVFLLTQLPYNVVKLCRAMDIIYHLVTDCEVSKRLDHARQVTESLALTHACINPVLYAFIGSSFRGHVLKAAKHLGQRLGRHSRQVNEEPAVEIALHSASQNQSQSGSEDQDTSTFTI